A DNA window from Rhodothermales bacterium contains the following coding sequences:
- a CDS encoding 2-isopropylmalate synthase, translating into MTIKDPDRVIIFDTTLRDGEQAPGASMTIPEKVELAHQLARLGVDVIEAGFPISSPAQFDAVQRIAHEVEGPTICGLARATTKDIRKAGEALDGGHRTRIHTFIATSDIHLQSKFGDDRYGKTLEEKRATVKRMATEAVQYALTFTDDVEFSAEDAGRSGIDYLTEVVQAAIDAGATTINIPDTTGYCIPSEYAALFEALRRRCTIPEHVVLSTHCHDDLGLAVANSLSGALAGARQIECTLNGIGERAGNAALEEIAMALRVREDRFGLHTGIDTRLLTATSKMVSTFTGFSVQPNKAVVGRNAFSHEAGIHQDGVLKRRDTYEIMRAEDVGQSIEAIRLGRHSGRHGLFSRLDKLGLQIAEEEREAVYKRFVELADRKKEVNEQDLYYIVGAERTGPNEAHLELEHFEVASKSTGAPEAAVRVRHMRTGEVKESFATGDGPVDALFS; encoded by the coding sequence ATGACTATCAAAGATCCAGACCGCGTTATCATTTTTGACACAACGCTGCGAGACGGCGAACAGGCTCCGGGGGCATCCATGACGATACCGGAGAAGGTGGAACTCGCCCATCAGCTCGCCAGGCTCGGGGTGGATGTCATCGAAGCCGGCTTCCCGATTTCGTCGCCCGCGCAATTCGATGCAGTCCAACGCATTGCACATGAGGTCGAGGGTCCGACGATCTGTGGTCTGGCCCGGGCGACGACGAAGGACATCAGGAAGGCCGGCGAGGCACTCGATGGTGGTCATCGAACCCGGATCCACACGTTCATCGCCACGAGCGACATCCATCTTCAGAGCAAGTTCGGCGATGATCGTTATGGAAAGACGCTTGAGGAGAAGAGAGCTACGGTCAAGCGCATGGCAACGGAGGCCGTTCAGTATGCGCTCACGTTCACGGACGATGTGGAGTTCAGCGCCGAAGATGCCGGACGATCGGGAATAGACTACCTGACTGAGGTCGTACAGGCGGCGATAGACGCGGGTGCGACGACGATCAATATTCCGGACACGACCGGCTACTGCATCCCGTCAGAGTATGCAGCACTGTTTGAGGCGCTGCGTCGCCGCTGCACGATTCCGGAGCACGTGGTTCTCTCCACGCACTGTCACGACGATCTCGGCCTGGCGGTCGCCAACTCGCTTTCAGGAGCACTCGCGGGCGCCCGTCAGATCGAGTGTACGCTCAACGGTATCGGCGAGCGTGCCGGCAATGCGGCCCTTGAAGAAATTGCCATGGCGCTGCGTGTTCGTGAGGATCGATTCGGTTTGCATACCGGTATCGATACGCGCCTACTCACCGCGACCAGCAAAATGGTATCGACGTTCACTGGATTTTCGGTTCAGCCGAACAAGGCGGTTGTGGGTCGAAACGCGTTCAGCCATGAGGCGGGCATTCACCAGGACGGAGTGCTTAAGCGGCGCGACACGTATGAGATCATGCGAGCGGAAGACGTAGGCCAATCGATCGAGGCGATTCGGCTCGGTCGCCACTCGGGTCGCCACGGGCTTTTCAGCCGACTGGACAAGCTGGGTCTTCAGATAGCGGAGGAAGAGAGGGAAGCGGTCTACAAACGCTTTGTCGAGCTTGCCGACAGGAAGAAGGAAGTGAACGAGCAGGATCTGTATTACATCGTAGGGGCAGAAAGAACCGGGCCGAATGAGGCGCACCTCGAGCT